The proteins below come from a single Ptychodera flava strain L36383 chromosome 6, AS_Pfla_20210202, whole genome shotgun sequence genomic window:
- the LOC139134319 gene encoding G2/M phase-specific E3 ubiquitin-protein ligase-like, giving the protein MLQNGKLAQFLADDVRQRLFDIEDETPCIAKLKDGLMTLGIHQLCMELPTMQYLFQPNTSSALTINKLKSLLTPTFIETGTNSRRFEGEIFALFLKYLREVSSGRRGNITLNDILQFVTGAEDEPVLGFRITPSVEFVEMTQSYLPTANTCINRLTLPRPTIEQQLLPTRQMYDLYDLAFSNRFFGNV; this is encoded by the exons ATGCTACAAAATGGAAAGTTGGCCCAGTTCTTGGCAGATGATGTGCGCCAAAGGCTATTTGACATAGAAGATGAAACACCATGCATTGCCAAACTAAAGGATGGGTTGATGACTTTAGGAATACATCAG TTATGTATGGAACTACCTACAATGCAGTACTTATTTCAGCCTAACACATCAAGTGCCTTGACAATCAATAAGTTGAAATCCTTATTGACACCGACCTTCATTGAAACTGGTACAAACAGCAGACGATTTGAAGGAGAGATTTTTGCACTGTTTCTGAAGTACTTGCGTGAAGTTTCCA GTGGCAGAAGAGGAAATATAACACTGAATGACATTCTTCAATTTGTGACAGGTGCAGAAGATGAACCAGTCCTTGGTTTCAGGATAACCCCTTCAGTGGAGTTTGTTGAAATGACACAGTCATATCTACCAACTGCAAACACTTGTATCAACAGATTAACACTACCAAGACCAACCATTGAGCAGCAGTTGCTACCAACAAGACAGATGTATGATCTGTATGatttggcattttcaaacaGATTTTTTGGGAATGTATGA
- the LOC139136002 gene encoding uncharacterized protein — MTALNFTSGASVNRIRRERGFLFNFNPSRQGSRRRGSNNLTSRYKREKRSCSVQCICLADRFANKVPTPSEKQALYQAGLGGKKIEFCLDDNEQEVVRKLTDDECGFPQLKNCGGFELLQCTGNRRTLDVISCKWSIKELKARFGSQVKFYLRPIQKNLSVKPVKDVETPDLKEVCHGCKGEFPVLELRQHLDICTAIDDVINSSSSEDDLPAVFEVSPQEETVDLTTDVTTESPPVSTIHGTSDGTLPNGNDENSLPGEHDVEGVEDGKLHVKHAVQLTIKYCKDNAISNPVEILR; from the exons ATGACTGCTTTGAATTTCACGAGTGGAGCTAGTGTAAATCGTATCCGTCGAGAGCGTGGGTTTCTGTTCAACTTCAACCCATCCAGGCAAGGAAGTCGTAGGCGAGGGTCAAATAATCTTACATCCAGATACAAACGAGAGAAGCGAAGTTGCTCGGTACAGTGCATTTGCTTAGCAGATCGTTTTGCGAATAAGGTGCCAACTCCATCCGAAAAACAGGCATTGTACCAAGCTGGACTTGGAGGTAAGAAGATCGAGTTTTGTCTTGATGATAATGAACAGGAAGTCGTACGAAAACTCACTGATGACGAGTGCGGATTCCCTCAGTTAAAAAACTGTGGTGGCTTTGAACTTTTACAGTGCACGGGCAATCGACGTACTTTAGACGTTATAAGCTGCAAGTGGTCGATAAAGGAGCTTAAAGCAAGGTTTGGTTCACAAGTCAAGTTCTATTTGCGACCGATACAAAAAAACCTAAGTGTGAAACCTGTGAAAGATGTTGAAACTCCCGATTTGAAGGAAGTGTGCCATGGGTGTAAGGGAGAGTTTCCTGTTCTTGAATTACGCCAACATCTGGATATTTGTACTGCTATTGACGATGTCATCAATTCAAGCTCGAGCGAGGATGACCTGCCAGCAGTTTTTGAAGTTTCTCCTCAAGAAGAGACAGTTGATTTGACAACAGACGTCACTACGGAG TCTCCACCAGTAAGCACAATTCATGGTACATCAGATGGAACATTACCAAATGGTAATGACGAAAACAGTTTGCCAGGGGAACATGATGTTGAGGGAGTGGAAGATGGAAAATTGCATGTGAAACATGCAGTTCAACTGACAATAAAATACTGCAAAGACAATGCAATATCAAACCCAGTTGAAATACTGAG GTGA